Proteins from a single region of Apium graveolens cultivar Ventura chromosome 7, ASM990537v1, whole genome shotgun sequence:
- the LOC141675076 gene encoding gamma conglutin 1-like, whose translation MATSVLKLMLIIFSILPPLALSKSRLPFRPNTLVLPVSKDSATSLHVTNIRKGTPFVATPLVVDLNNKFLWRNCERNYLSTSYRFPFCHSSQCSRVGNHYCHKCLAPARPGCHNNTCGVMTTNPLTQSTILGELGQDIVSVQSAHGANSGPFVTVTQFIFSCAPPKLLTGPLPKYVLGVAGLGHNPASIPYQLASHYGFRPKFALCLTSSNKANGVIFFGKGPYKLNPGIDISDPVGFTPITVGPRGEYYIQVISININNKALPFDIPRISRNKQGSFPNALLSTTTPYTTLKHSIFMATTKFFADQLSWAPQIQPPVSPFGVCFNSSKISGTRVGPAVPSIDLVLQSGNVTWKIAGANSMVKARPDVLCLGFVDGGLRPRVPIVIGSHQLEDNLLQFDLAKSRLGFSNSLLFRRVTCANFNFTTTP comes from the coding sequence ATGGCTACTTCAGTCCTTAAACTTATGCTAATCATCTTCTCTATCTTACCACCGCTTGCACTGTCCAAATCCCGACTCCCCTTTAGGCCAAACACGCTTGTGCTACCTGTGAGCAAAGATAGCGCAACGAGCCTCCATGTAACAAATATTCGAAAAGGAACTCCTTTCGTAGCAACTCCACTTGTTGTTGATCTAAACAACAAGTTTTTATGGAGAAATTGTGAAAGAAACTATCTGTCCACCAGTTACCGATTTCCATTTTGCCACTCAAGTCAATGCTCACGAGTCGGTAACCATTATTGCCACAAGTGCTTAGCTCCAGCCAGACCAGGTTGTCACAACAATACATGTGGTGTCATGACAACAAACCCACTGACTCAGTCGACCATCTTAGGCGAGCTCGGCCAAGACATTGTCTCAGTTCAATCGGCGCATGGGGCAAATTCCGGCCCATTTGTTACTGTAACTCAGTTCATCTTTTCATGTGCACCTCCTAAACTACTGACAGGTCCATTACCTAAATATGTACTCGGAGTAGCGGGATTAGGGCACAATCCAGCTTCTATACCGTACCAACTAGCTTCACATTACGGATTTCGACCAAAATTTGCCTTATGCCTCACTTCATCAAACAAAGCTAACGGGGTGATATTTTTCGGTAAGGGGCCTTATAAGCTGAATCCCGGAATAGATATTTCAGATCCGGTAGGGTTTACTCCAATCACCGTGGGGCCTAGAGGAGAGTACTACATACAAGTGATTTCAATAAACATTAACAACAAAGCTCTTCCATTCGACATTCCTAGGATTTCAAGAAACAAACAAGGGTCCTTCCCAAATGCTTTGCTTAGTACAACAACCCCTTACACCACACTTAAGCACTCCATTTTCATGGCTACAACTAAATTCTTTGCTGATCAACTATCTTGGGCACCTCAAATTCAACCACCAGTGTCTCCTTTTGGTGTGTGTTTCAACTCAAGTAAGATATCAGGGACTAGAGTTGGGCCTGCAGTTCCAAGTATCGACCTTGTTCTACAAAGTGGAAATGTTACTTGGAAAATAGCTGGAGCAAACTCAATGGTGAAAGCAAGACCAGATGTACTTTGCTTGGGGTTTGTGGATGGAGGGTTACGACCTAGAGTTCCAATTGTAATTGGCTCACACCAGTTGGAAGATAATCTTCTTCAGTTTGATCTTGCAAAGTCCAGGCTTGGGTTTAGCAATTCCTTGTTGTTCAGACGTGTAACTTGTGCCAACTTTAATTTCACCACTACTCCCTAG